Proteins encoded in a region of the Streptomyces sp. NBC_00258 genome:
- a CDS encoding sigma-70 family RNA polymerase sigma factor: protein MRRRHHTHATVAQAASAALPEPRVPRAATARPPVTNRPGPDEETRPDGVREEAPEETTALSPTVGDPVDLEREAALARLFEVHYSSMLRLAVLLGADDPENVVAEAYYQIYRKWRRLRDAEAAEAYLRSTVCNLTRMRIRHLQVARKHVEKPPSDVVASAESTALLHDDQRVLIDALQQLPARQREALVLRHWLGLKESEIAAAMGISCGSVKTHTARGIAALTQAMEARR, encoded by the coding sequence GTGAGACGCAGACACCACACCCATGCGACGGTGGCGCAGGCCGCATCGGCCGCCCTCCCCGAGCCACGCGTCCCACGCGCGGCGACGGCCCGGCCGCCGGTCACGAACCGTCCCGGCCCCGACGAAGAGACCCGCCCCGACGGCGTACGCGAAGAGGCGCCCGAGGAAACGACGGCCCTCTCCCCCACGGTCGGCGACCCTGTCGACCTGGAACGGGAAGCCGCCCTGGCCCGGCTCTTCGAGGTGCACTACTCCTCGATGCTGCGCCTGGCCGTACTGCTCGGCGCCGACGATCCGGAGAACGTCGTGGCCGAGGCGTACTACCAGATCTACCGGAAGTGGCGCCGGCTGCGGGACGCAGAGGCCGCGGAGGCCTATCTGCGCTCCACGGTGTGCAATCTGACCCGGATGCGGATACGCCACCTCCAGGTCGCGCGCAAGCACGTCGAGAAACCGCCGAGCGACGTCGTGGCCTCCGCCGAAAGCACCGCACTGCTCCACGACGACCAGCGCGTACTGATCGACGCGCTTCAGCAACTGCCCGCGCGGCAGCGCGAAGCGCTCGTGCTGCGCCACTGGCTCGGGCTGAAGGAGAGCGAGATAGCCGCCGCGATGGGAATCTCCTGCGGATCGGTCAAGACACACACCGCACGCGGCATCGCCGCCCTGACCCAGGCGATGGAGGCCCGGCGATGA
- a CDS encoding sodium:solute symporter family protein, whose amino-acid sequence MADVAMTATFLAVIGGASLLAVTARRLRPTDRLPSLEGWALADRSLGPVWTWLLLGGTIFTAYTFTAVPGLAYGNGAPAFFAVPYTVIVCPLAFVLLTRLWAVARRHGYVTVGDFVRGRYGSPPLALVVALTGILATMPYLALQLLGIRAVLTAGGVYPRGAAGDLVMVALFAGLAVATYRHGLRAPAVISALKAVAVFVSLTAVCWLVLDRLGGPGPLFDRAAQRLGGTDTAHSALLLSPEQQPAYATLALGSALALLMYPHVLTAGFAADSPRTLRKVAVALPAWTCLLALFGFLGVAALAAGVQAPEGGAEAAVPMLVDRLMPGPLAGLVFGAIVVGALVPAAVMSIAAATCFVRNVYVEYVQPTATPKRQVRIAKAVSLTAKVGAVAFVFGLRDQDAINLQLLGGVWILQIFPAVAVGLFTGRLHPRALLAGWAVGMAAGTFLVVREGFSSIVALGSADRPLEIYAGLAALVLNLAVALVGTAILERLRVPRGADVTDLPPRLTVRRRPETGATNP is encoded by the coding sequence ATGGCGGATGTCGCCATGACCGCGACGTTTCTCGCCGTGATCGGCGGAGCGTCGCTGCTCGCCGTCACGGCGCGCCGGCTGCGCCCCACCGACCGGCTGCCGTCCCTGGAGGGCTGGGCGCTGGCCGACCGGAGCCTGGGCCCGGTGTGGACCTGGCTGCTGCTGGGCGGCACGATCTTCACCGCCTACACCTTCACGGCCGTCCCCGGCCTGGCGTACGGCAATGGGGCACCCGCCTTCTTCGCGGTCCCGTACACGGTGATCGTCTGTCCGCTCGCCTTCGTCCTGCTCACACGTCTGTGGGCGGTGGCCCGCCGCCACGGCTACGTGACCGTCGGCGACTTCGTCCGTGGGCGGTACGGTTCGCCGCCGCTGGCCCTGGTCGTCGCGCTCACCGGGATCCTCGCGACGATGCCGTATCTGGCGTTGCAGTTGCTGGGCATCCGCGCGGTGCTCACCGCCGGGGGCGTCTATCCGCGCGGCGCGGCCGGCGACCTGGTGATGGTGGCGCTCTTCGCGGGGCTCGCGGTGGCGACGTACCGGCACGGGCTGCGCGCGCCCGCGGTCATCTCCGCTCTCAAGGCGGTGGCCGTCTTCGTCTCGCTCACCGCGGTCTGCTGGCTGGTCCTCGACCGGCTCGGCGGCCCCGGCCCGCTCTTCGACCGGGCCGCGCAAAGGCTCGGCGGCACGGACACGGCGCACTCCGCCCTGCTCCTCTCCCCCGAGCAGCAGCCCGCCTACGCCACCCTTGCCCTGGGCTCCGCGCTGGCCCTGCTCATGTACCCGCACGTGCTCACCGCCGGATTCGCCGCCGACAGCCCGCGCACCCTGCGCAAGGTCGCCGTGGCCCTTCCTGCCTGGACGTGCCTGCTCGCACTCTTCGGCTTCCTCGGCGTCGCGGCCCTCGCGGCGGGCGTTCAGGCCCCGGAGGGAGGCGCCGAGGCGGCCGTACCCATGCTGGTCGACCGGTTGATGCCGGGGCCGCTGGCCGGGCTGGTGTTCGGCGCGATCGTCGTGGGGGCACTCGTCCCGGCCGCGGTGATGTCGATCGCCGCCGCGACCTGCTTCGTACGCAACGTGTACGTCGAGTACGTGCAGCCGACCGCCACGCCCAAACGCCAGGTCCGTATCGCCAAGGCGGTCTCCCTCACCGCGAAGGTGGGGGCGGTGGCCTTTGTGTTCGGGCTGCGCGACCAGGACGCGATCAACCTCCAACTGCTCGGCGGCGTATGGATTCTGCAGATCTTCCCCGCCGTGGCCGTCGGACTGTTCACCGGCCGGCTGCATCCGCGGGCGCTGCTCGCCGGGTGGGCCGTGGGCATGGCGGCCGGCACGTTCCTGGTGGTCCGCGAGGGGTTCTCGTCGATCGTGGCCCTCGGTTCCGCCGACCGGCCGCTGGAGATCTACGCCGGGCTCGCGGCCCTTGTCCTCAACCTGGCCGTCGCCCTGGTCGGCACCGCGATCCTCGAACGCCTCCGCGTCCCGCGCGGCGCCGATGTCACCGACCTACCGCCACGCCTGACCGTCAGGCGCCGCCCCGAGACGGGAGCCACCAACCCGTGA
- a CDS encoding DUF3311 domain-containing protein, whose protein sequence is MAPTGHHRLRRVAIAVLLLAPAAGLLWVPWYAGESPRLAGTPFFYWYQLAWVPGCGLCLLAAYALTRHDRHDP, encoded by the coding sequence ATGGCACCCACGGGTCATCACCGGCTACGGCGCGTCGCGATCGCCGTACTGCTCCTCGCGCCCGCCGCGGGACTGCTGTGGGTCCCCTGGTACGCCGGCGAGAGCCCACGGCTCGCCGGGACGCCGTTCTTCTACTGGTACCAGCTCGCCTGGGTGCCGGGCTGCGGCCTGTGTCTCCTGGCCGCGTACGCGCTGACCAGGCACGACCGCCACGACCCCTAG
- a CDS encoding carbon starvation CstA family protein: MPESGVPAPEGPPPARSRTTPRSMLLWAAVALLGAIGWGVLALARGEEISAVWLVVAALGSYAIAYRFYSRFIARRVLEPDDRRATPAERLEDGVDFQPTDRRVLLGHHFAAIAGAGPLVGPVLAAQMGYLPGTLWIVAGVIFAGAVQDMVVLFLSMRRDGKSLGQMAREEIGRAGGAAALIAVFAIMIILLGVLALVVVNALAHSPWGTFSVAMTIPIALFMGFWLHRIRPGRVVETSLIGVALLLLAIVGGSWVQESSLADTFTLSPTTLVFCLVGYGFVASVLPVWMLLAPRDYLSTFMKIGTIALLAVGVIVAAPVLRTDAVSDFASSGSGPVFAGALFPFLFITIACGALSGFHALVASGTTPKLIQKESQVRMIGYGAMLMESFVAIMALIAAATLEPGLYYAMNAPAGLLGTTAESASQAVAGLGFTITPDQLTQAAKAVEEQTLIARSGGAPTLAVGMSEIFSGVFGGSAMKAFWYHFAIMFEALFILTTVDAGTRVGRFMLQDMLGNVWKPIGRVNWKPGIWLCSALVVAAWGYFLHSGATDPLGGINQLFPLFGIANQLLAAIALTVCTTVLVKSGRLRWAWVTGVPLAWVVAITFTAGWQKIFSADPRVGFFAQRERYADGIDAGQVLPPAKTLDDMHTVVTNSTVDGVLIALFLLLVAVVIVNAAVVCVHAVRSPVPLPTTETPYVESRIDLPEQSAEPLAGART, encoded by the coding sequence ATGCCCGAATCCGGTGTCCCGGCGCCAGAAGGGCCGCCGCCCGCACGTTCCCGGACGACACCGCGGTCGATGCTGCTGTGGGCCGCGGTCGCCCTGCTCGGCGCGATCGGCTGGGGCGTCCTCGCGCTGGCCCGCGGCGAGGAGATCTCCGCGGTCTGGCTGGTGGTGGCCGCCCTCGGCTCGTACGCCATCGCCTACCGCTTCTACTCCCGCTTCATCGCGCGGCGCGTGCTGGAGCCCGACGACCGGCGGGCCACCCCCGCCGAACGTCTGGAGGACGGTGTCGACTTCCAGCCGACCGACCGCCGGGTGCTGCTCGGCCATCACTTCGCGGCGATCGCCGGCGCCGGGCCGCTGGTGGGGCCGGTGCTCGCCGCCCAGATGGGGTATCTGCCGGGCACCCTCTGGATCGTCGCCGGAGTGATCTTCGCCGGAGCGGTGCAGGACATGGTGGTGCTGTTCCTGTCCATGCGGCGGGACGGCAAGTCGCTCGGGCAGATGGCGCGGGAGGAGATCGGCAGGGCGGGCGGGGCCGCGGCCCTGATCGCCGTCTTCGCCATCATGATCATCCTGCTCGGGGTGCTGGCCCTGGTCGTGGTCAACGCGCTCGCCCACTCCCCGTGGGGCACCTTCTCGGTCGCCATGACCATCCCCATCGCCCTGTTCATGGGCTTCTGGCTGCACCGCATCCGGCCGGGCCGGGTCGTCGAGACCAGCCTGATCGGTGTGGCGCTGCTGCTCCTCGCCATCGTCGGCGGCAGCTGGGTCCAGGAGTCCTCGCTCGCCGACACCTTCACCCTCAGCCCGACGACCCTGGTCTTCTGTCTCGTCGGCTACGGCTTCGTCGCCTCCGTGCTGCCCGTGTGGATGCTGCTCGCGCCGCGCGACTACCTCTCCACCTTCATGAAGATCGGCACCATCGCACTGCTCGCGGTCGGCGTGATCGTGGCCGCGCCCGTGCTGCGGACCGACGCGGTCAGCGACTTCGCCTCCTCGGGCTCGGGACCGGTCTTCGCCGGCGCCCTCTTCCCGTTCCTGTTCATCACGATCGCGTGCGGCGCGCTCTCCGGCTTCCACGCACTGGTCGCCTCCGGGACCACCCCGAAGCTGATCCAGAAGGAGTCCCAGGTCCGCATGATCGGCTACGGCGCCATGCTCATGGAGTCGTTCGTCGCGATCATGGCGCTGATCGCCGCGGCCACGCTGGAACCCGGCCTGTACTACGCGATGAACGCGCCCGCCGGGCTGCTCGGCACCACTGCCGAGTCCGCCTCCCAGGCGGTGGCGGGCCTCGGCTTCACCATCACCCCCGACCAACTGACGCAGGCGGCCAAGGCGGTGGAGGAACAGACCCTCATCGCCCGCTCGGGCGGGGCACCGACCCTCGCGGTCGGCATGTCGGAGATCTTCTCCGGAGTCTTCGGCGGCAGCGCGATGAAGGCCTTCTGGTACCACTTCGCGATCATGTTCGAGGCGCTGTTCATCCTGACCACGGTCGACGCCGGCACCCGCGTCGGACGCTTCATGCTCCAGGACATGCTCGGCAACGTCTGGAAGCCGATCGGACGGGTCAACTGGAAGCCGGGCATCTGGCTGTGCAGCGCACTCGTCGTGGCGGCCTGGGGCTACTTCCTCCACTCCGGCGCCACCGACCCCCTCGGCGGAATCAACCAGCTCTTCCCGCTCTTCGGCATCGCCAACCAGCTCCTCGCCGCCATCGCCCTCACCGTCTGCACGACCGTCCTCGTCAAGTCCGGGCGGCTGCGCTGGGCCTGGGTCACCGGGGTCCCGTTGGCCTGGGTGGTCGCGATCACCTTCACCGCCGGCTGGCAGAAGATCTTCTCCGCCGACCCGCGCGTCGGCTTCTTCGCCCAGCGCGAGCGGTACGCCGACGGCATCGACGCCGGTCAGGTACTGCCGCCCGCCAAGACCCTCGACGACATGCACACCGTGGTCACCAACTCCACGGTCGACGGCGTCCTGATCGCCCTGTTCCTGCTCCTGGTCGCCGTGGTGATCGTCAACGCGGCCGTCGTGTGCGTGCACGCCGTACGGTCCCCCGTTCCGCTTCCGACGACCGAGACGCCGTACGTCGAATCCCGCATCGACCTTCCGGAGCAGTCCGCCGAACCGCTGGCGGGAGCCCGGACATGA
- a CDS encoding YbdD/YjiX family protein has product MSVRRWARAVRWYLRELTGEAEYDRYRERHLRHHPLAPVPTPREYQALRARHREDHPQSRCC; this is encoded by the coding sequence ATGAGCGTCCGGCGGTGGGCACGGGCCGTGCGCTGGTACCTGCGCGAGCTGACGGGGGAGGCGGAGTACGACCGCTACCGCGAGCGCCATCTGCGTCATCACCCGCTCGCCCCGGTGCCGACACCACGCGAGTACCAGGCACTGCGAGCCCGGCACCGGGAGGACCATCCGCAGAGCCGTTGCTGCTGA
- a CDS encoding ABC transporter permease — MTRFGGGALGRVIRSGVGRRRVQTVVIAVATMMAVASAVVAGSLIVAANAPFDHAFAKQQGAHLTAQFDPDKASAAQLTATREQTSVTASAGPYPSTTIQPEDSAGRRMPTLTLVGRSGPKADVDDLDLKSGRWAAKTGEIVLNASFSGPALELGSTLKTSAGEGSSTLTVVGFALSVSKTADAWATPAQTKALTSADHPLTSQMLYRFDSAGTDKQITDGRKKLAAAVPSGALLGSQSYLETKRAADQGAAPTIPFLIAFGVLGIVMSVIIVGSVTSGAVGSSLRRIGILKAIGFTPREVVRAYVAQALIPAAVGIALGVVLGNLLAVPLLDDTEQAYGTASLTVAWWVDVVVPVAALAVVGIAALVPALRAGRLRTVEAIAVGRAPRTGRGQWAHRMAGRLPLPRAVTYGLASPFAHPVRTVAMLLAVAFGTVAATFAVGLTASLTAVGEAQDPEDRAAVTVFADGPSSGPVPPSAEGNPGTPAEGNSEAPPADPARIRAAVEAQEGTASYYATTQEDVTVAGVTGSVTISLYQGDSRSGSYEMISGHWIDGAGQVVVATGFLERTGSKIGDTVRVTHQGEIRTLRIVGEAFDTEDDGMQLHAGIADFPAAEPRTFLVEVGPGVSPAAYAEKLAEVVRPLGGDAMANSPSEQDNFVLILQSMAALLTLMLVSVAGLGVLNSVVIDTRERVHDLGVCKALGMSPRQTVGLVLASVAGIGMLGGLVGVPAGFALHGIVLPVMGHAAGTDLPPSVLDVYGPWQLVLLGLGGIAIAMLGALLPAGWAAKARTAVALRTE; from the coding sequence ATGACCCGCTTCGGGGGCGGTGCGCTCGGCCGGGTCATACGTTCCGGTGTGGGGCGGCGCCGGGTGCAGACCGTGGTGATCGCGGTGGCCACGATGATGGCCGTGGCCTCGGCGGTGGTCGCCGGGTCGCTCATCGTCGCCGCGAACGCGCCCTTCGACCACGCCTTCGCGAAGCAGCAAGGCGCTCATCTGACGGCCCAGTTCGATCCGGACAAGGCGAGCGCGGCGCAGCTCACAGCCACCCGAGAGCAGACGAGTGTCACCGCGAGCGCGGGGCCGTATCCCTCCACGACGATCCAGCCGGAGGACTCGGCGGGCCGGCGTATGCCGACGCTGACGCTCGTCGGACGGTCCGGTCCGAAGGCAGACGTGGACGATCTGGATCTCAAGTCCGGTCGGTGGGCGGCGAAAACGGGGGAGATCGTGCTCAACGCGTCGTTCTCCGGCCCCGCCCTGGAGCTCGGCTCCACTCTCAAGACCTCGGCCGGGGAAGGCAGTTCGACCCTGACGGTCGTCGGTTTCGCCCTGTCGGTGAGCAAGACCGCCGACGCCTGGGCGACCCCCGCGCAGACCAAGGCTCTTACGTCGGCGGACCACCCGCTCACCAGCCAGATGCTCTACCGCTTCGACTCGGCCGGGACGGACAAACAGATCACCGACGGCCGGAAGAAGCTCGCCGCGGCCGTGCCGTCCGGTGCCCTGCTGGGCAGCCAGTCCTATCTGGAGACCAAGCGCGCCGCCGACCAGGGCGCCGCCCCGACCATCCCCTTCCTCATCGCCTTCGGCGTCCTCGGCATCGTGATGTCGGTGATCATCGTCGGCAGTGTGACCAGCGGGGCGGTCGGCTCCAGTCTGCGCAGGATCGGCATCCTCAAGGCCATCGGCTTCACACCACGTGAGGTCGTACGCGCCTATGTGGCCCAGGCTCTGATCCCCGCCGCCGTCGGTATCGCGCTGGGCGTCGTGCTGGGAAACCTGCTGGCCGTGCCGCTCCTCGACGACACCGAGCAGGCGTACGGCACCGCCTCGCTGACGGTGGCCTGGTGGGTGGACGTCGTGGTGCCGGTCGCCGCGCTGGCGGTCGTCGGGATCGCCGCGCTGGTTCCCGCGCTGCGGGCCGGGCGGCTGCGTACGGTCGAGGCCATCGCGGTGGGCCGGGCACCGCGGACCGGTCGCGGCCAGTGGGCGCACCGGATGGCGGGGCGATTGCCGTTGCCGAGGGCGGTGACGTACGGCCTCGCGAGCCCCTTCGCGCACCCGGTCCGCACGGTCGCGATGCTGCTCGCGGTGGCCTTCGGTACGGTCGCGGCGACCTTCGCGGTGGGACTGACCGCGTCCCTCACGGCGGTCGGCGAGGCGCAGGATCCCGAGGACCGTGCCGCGGTCACCGTGTTCGCCGACGGACCGTCCAGCGGACCGGTGCCCCCGTCGGCCGAGGGCAATCCCGGAACCCCGGCCGAGGGCAACTCCGAGGCCCCGCCCGCCGATCCGGCACGGATACGCGCCGCAGTCGAGGCGCAGGAAGGCACCGCTTCGTACTACGCCACGACCCAGGAGGACGTCACCGTGGCCGGGGTCACCGGTTCGGTCACGATCAGCCTCTATCAGGGAGATTCCCGCTCCGGCAGTTACGAGATGATCTCCGGGCACTGGATCGACGGTGCGGGGCAGGTCGTGGTGGCCACGGGCTTCCTGGAACGGACCGGGAGCAAGATCGGTGACACGGTCCGGGTGACCCACCAGGGAGAGATCCGGACCCTGCGGATCGTCGGCGAGGCCTTCGACACGGAGGACGACGGCATGCAACTCCACGCGGGCATCGCCGACTTCCCCGCCGCCGAACCCCGTACGTTCCTCGTCGAGGTGGGACCGGGCGTCTCTCCCGCCGCCTACGCCGAGAAGCTCGCCGAGGTGGTGCGGCCGCTGGGCGGTGACGCCATGGCCAACTCCCCTTCGGAACAGGACAACTTCGTCCTCATACTGCAGTCGATGGCGGCCCTGCTCACCCTCATGCTGGTCTCCGTCGCCGGCCTCGGTGTGCTCAACTCCGTTGTCATCGACACCCGGGAGCGTGTCCACGACCTCGGCGTCTGCAAGGCGCTGGGCATGTCGCCGCGGCAGACCGTGGGCCTCGTACTCGCCTCGGTGGCCGGGATCGGGATGCTCGGCGGTCTGGTCGGCGTGCCCGCCGGGTTCGCGCTGCACGGCATCGTGCTGCCGGTGATGGGGCATGCCGCGGGCACCGATCTGCCGCCCTCGGTCCTCGATGTGTACGGGCCTTGGCAGTTGGTGTTGCTGGGCCTGGGCGGGATCGCGATCGCGATGCTGGGCGCCCTGCTCCCGGCGGGCTGGGCGGCCAAGGCCCGTACGGCTGTGGCTCTGCGTACGGAGTAG
- a CDS encoding ABC transporter ATP-binding protein, whose amino-acid sequence MTQVIQLEGVAKRYDSVGTPALGPLTLSVEKGEALAVTGPSGSGKSTLLNLVAGLDKPTEGTVSVGGRQLNALNEHALARFRREQIGMVFQFFNLLDDLTVADNIQLPAQLTGTARRKTAARADELMEVLGIQKHARAYPGRLSGGERQRVAVARALVNRPALLLADEPTGALDTASGQDVRELLVDLHRGGQTIVLVTHDLALAEACASRTIHLVDGHLALDTRAEAVR is encoded by the coding sequence ATGACTCAGGTGATCCAACTGGAGGGCGTGGCCAAGCGCTATGACAGCGTCGGCACGCCCGCGCTGGGACCTCTCACGCTCTCCGTCGAGAAGGGCGAGGCCCTTGCCGTGACGGGCCCCTCGGGCAGCGGCAAGTCCACGCTGCTGAACCTCGTCGCAGGCCTGGACAAGCCGACCGAGGGCACCGTCTCCGTGGGCGGCCGGCAGCTGAACGCTCTCAACGAGCACGCGCTGGCCCGGTTCCGCCGCGAGCAGATCGGCATGGTGTTCCAGTTCTTCAATCTGCTCGACGACCTCACCGTCGCCGACAACATCCAGCTCCCCGCCCAACTCACCGGCACCGCACGGCGCAAGACGGCGGCCCGTGCCGACGAACTCATGGAGGTGCTCGGCATCCAGAAGCACGCCCGCGCCTACCCGGGCCGGCTCTCGGGCGGCGAACGCCAACGTGTCGCGGTCGCCCGGGCCCTGGTCAACCGGCCCGCGCTGCTGCTCGCCGACGAGCCGACCGGCGCCCTCGACACCGCCTCGGGCCAGGACGTACGGGAGCTGCTCGTCGATCTGCACCGCGGCGGGCAGACCATCGTGCTGGTCACGCACGACCTCGCGCTCGCCGAGGCGTGCGCGAGCCGGACGATCCATCTGGTCGACGGTCACCTCGCCCTCGACACGCGGGCGGAGGCGGTCCGATGA
- a CDS encoding sensor histidine kinase yields the protein METEDRRDRLRQLRDALRPEEKPAPLSRWAVRADVVLAIVLTVVALIVAAQFPGDGPARVSAKSEQRSEQRIDHRTEVPPVPLLPPRPPVPGVGVVVPEPRTVPWPLVILSALPLVARRRYPLVTFGIVMGAALPIGDDASWINVLTCVIGAYSAVMYSRYQVRALAGMVAAAVLAGFAFRETDPVLPGWSSPAVVLLVAGVLAGLVRVGGRRLSASRDRFTQLQRAQEEAMRRAVEEERARIAAELHDVVTHNVSVMVIQAGAARKVMDTAPERSKEALLAVEAGGRAAMSELRHVMGLLAAPDTGRPDSPADGLEPQPGLGHLDALIDRVRAAGTPVAIAVSLPPEPLPPGVDLAAYRVVQEALTNTIKHAPGADASVTVGHTDDCLEIEVTDTGAAHDALSTGPNGTGAGVGTGSGNGRGLIGLRERLSVYGGELTAGPTLAGGYRIRARVPWRTA from the coding sequence ATGGAGACGGAGGACCGCCGCGACAGGCTCCGGCAACTGCGTGACGCGCTACGGCCGGAGGAGAAGCCCGCCCCGCTGTCGCGGTGGGCGGTACGCGCCGACGTGGTGCTGGCGATCGTGCTGACCGTCGTCGCGTTGATCGTGGCGGCGCAGTTTCCCGGCGACGGGCCGGCCCGCGTCTCGGCCAAAAGCGAGCAACGGAGCGAGCAGCGTATCGACCACCGGACCGAGGTGCCCCCGGTCCCGCTGCTCCCACCACGACCGCCCGTACCCGGCGTGGGAGTTGTGGTGCCGGAGCCCCGCACCGTGCCGTGGCCGTTGGTCATCCTGTCGGCGCTGCCTCTCGTGGCCAGGCGGCGGTATCCGCTGGTCACGTTCGGGATCGTGATGGGCGCGGCGCTGCCCATCGGCGACGATGCCTCCTGGATCAACGTACTGACGTGCGTCATCGGCGCCTACAGCGCCGTCATGTACAGCCGCTACCAAGTGCGGGCGCTGGCTGGAATGGTGGCGGCGGCCGTGCTCGCCGGATTCGCGTTCCGGGAGACGGACCCCGTGCTCCCGGGCTGGTCGAGCCCCGCGGTCGTCCTGCTGGTCGCCGGGGTACTGGCCGGGCTCGTCCGCGTCGGCGGCCGGCGGCTCAGCGCCAGCCGGGACCGGTTCACCCAACTGCAACGGGCCCAGGAGGAGGCCATGCGCCGGGCCGTCGAGGAGGAACGCGCCCGCATAGCAGCGGAGTTGCACGACGTCGTGACCCACAATGTCAGCGTGATGGTGATCCAGGCGGGCGCGGCCCGCAAAGTGATGGACACGGCGCCCGAGCGGTCGAAAGAGGCGCTGCTGGCGGTCGAGGCCGGGGGCCGGGCCGCGATGTCCGAACTCCGGCATGTGATGGGGCTGCTCGCCGCCCCGGACACCGGCCGCCCCGACAGCCCTGCCGACGGGCTTGAACCACAGCCCGGTCTGGGGCACCTCGACGCCCTGATCGACCGGGTACGTGCCGCAGGGACACCGGTCGCCATCGCGGTGTCCCTGCCGCCGGAGCCGCTGCCGCCCGGGGTGGACCTCGCGGCGTACCGCGTGGTGCAGGAGGCACTGACCAACACGATCAAGCACGCGCCCGGCGCCGATGCCTCCGTCACGGTCGGCCACACCGACGACTGTCTGGAGATCGAGGTCACGGACACCGGAGCCGCCCACGACGCCCTGTCGACGGGCCCCAACGGCACAGGCGCAGGAGTTGGCACCGGCAGTGGCAACGGCCGCGGACTGATCGGGCTGCGTGAGCGGCTGTCGGTCTACGGCGGTGAACTGACGGCCGGACCGACCCTCGCCGGCGGGTACCGGATCAGAGCCCGCGTCCCGTGGCGGACCGCGTGA
- a CDS encoding response regulator, with amino-acid sequence MNGPSLRAVIADDQALVRTGFGMILAADGIEVTAEAADGAEAVAAVRRTRPDVVLMDIRMPRMDGIEATRRILGDEGPGDTRVIILTTYDLDHYVYAALTAGASGFLLKDVTPEHLVAAVRLVRSGDALLAPTITRRLIERFAHREEPRPPALHRDLSGLTPRELEVLRLLATGLSNAELADRLFLSPTTVKTHIGRILSKLDLRDRVQAVVLAYETGLIAPGDPTPDTG; translated from the coding sequence GTGAACGGGCCGTCCCTGCGTGCCGTCATCGCGGACGACCAGGCCCTGGTCCGTACGGGGTTCGGAATGATCCTCGCCGCCGACGGCATCGAGGTGACCGCGGAAGCGGCAGACGGGGCCGAGGCGGTCGCCGCCGTCCGGCGCACCCGGCCCGACGTCGTGCTCATGGACATCCGGATGCCGCGGATGGACGGGATCGAGGCGACCCGGCGGATCCTCGGGGACGAAGGCCCGGGCGACACCCGGGTCATCATCCTCACCACGTACGACCTCGACCACTACGTCTACGCCGCACTCACCGCCGGCGCCAGCGGCTTCCTGCTCAAGGACGTCACCCCCGAGCACCTCGTGGCCGCCGTCCGCCTGGTGCGGTCCGGTGACGCGCTCCTCGCGCCCACCATCACCCGCCGGCTGATCGAACGCTTCGCCCACCGCGAGGAGCCCCGGCCGCCGGCCCTCCACCGCGACCTGTCCGGCCTCACCCCACGCGAACTCGAGGTACTCCGGCTGCTCGCGACGGGCCTCAGCAACGCCGAACTCGCGGACCGCCTGTTCCTCAGCCCCACCACGGTCAAGACGCACATAGGCCGCATCCTGTCGAAGCTGGACCTCCGCGACCGCGTCCAGGCGGTCGTGCTCGCCTACGAGACCGGCCTGATCGCCCCAGGAGACCCGACACCCGATACGGGCTGA